One window of the Archangium primigenium genome contains the following:
- a CDS encoding DUF4215 domain-containing protein, whose protein sequence is MNRIPSTPWASWLLLPLLLLLGACFEPESVVCPSGLVCPSGQQCAARQDVCIKDDCGDGVIQLGEACDDGNIVDGDGCSHECRSQEVCGNGIVDLVKGEKCDDGNTNNGDKCSADCLSNEACGNGIIDRAIGEKCDDANNENGDGCSADCLSTEVCGNKYVDTARGERCDDGNTLDGDGCSADCRSVEICGDGVVNPGRGEVCDDGNTTDGDGCSANCRSNETCGNSIVDSPKEVCDDGNTIDGDGCSADCKSGEGCGNGVRDPDEECDDGNKLDNDNCLSNCRLAVCGDGKVDRQEPRVEDCDGQGETINCNINCTWRTCGDRIVNTTAGEQCDPGTGADTADCNRDCTSARCGDRYVNVPAGEQCDTGGTSATCDADCTAPVCGDGFVNGPAGEECDARGLSRLCTTTCKVSYCGDGFHNYLAEEECDDGNGAEDDDCLPTCRANRCGDGKVNVNGTRPEACDDGNSINESACPYGTAACTTCNANCTAELNLTGHFCGDSKTTDGEACDDGNTVTETQCAYGTRTCRLCDASCSAPLNLRGNYCGDTFVTDSEVCDDGNSIEETTCEYGSATCTLCSADCKKELSLRGNYCGDSKTTDSEVCDDGNTTNETACAYGTPTCTTCNANCTQRLNLAGPFCGDTRTTDNEACDDGNTTTETACAYGQANCVFCDASCATVLNLHGPVCGDSIINGPEACDDGNTTAETSCPYGTPSCLGCSANCLQVISLAGPYCGDGRTTDNEVCDDGNNTNELECAYGKATCTTCNSDCSALLNLEGPVCGDGEINGTEVCDDGNTTNEATCPYGTASCKTCNSSCSAELNLTGPFCGDNVTSHGEVCDDGNNTNETSCGYGVPTCTRCNSTCEATLPLTGPHCGDGLVTDAEVCDDGNSLACGSCNATCKAVQNAKATGRITIVLGAYGIDFKDGDTFTLNDGLNPPVTFEFDNNNRHNPARVPVPIEITFYSTDVAQAIREAVQGAAGPTTLRLTASASLNVVTLTHQLPGAFGNQSIIKTPSNDARTNRNFSVVNMAGGSGFDCQAGTGCKSGDDCAPGLACVANACE, encoded by the coding sequence GTGAACCGAATTCCCTCCACGCCGTGGGCCTCGTGGCTGCTACTGCCGCTGCTGCTCTTGCTCGGCGCGTGCTTCGAGCCCGAGAGCGTCGTCTGTCCCTCCGGCCTGGTCTGTCCCTCGGGCCAGCAGTGCGCCGCGCGTCAGGACGTGTGCATCAAGGATGACTGTGGCGATGGCGTCATCCAACTGGGCGAGGCCTGTGACGACGGCAACATCGTCGATGGTGACGGGTGCAGCCACGAGTGCCGGTCCCAGGAAGTGTGCGGCAACGGCATCGTCGACCTCGTCAAGGGCGAGAAGTGCGACGACGGCAACACGAACAACGGGGACAAGTGCAGCGCGGACTGTCTGTCCAACGAGGCGTGCGGCAACGGCATCATCGACCGCGCCATCGGCGAGAAGTGCGACGACGCCAACAACGAGAACGGCGATGGCTGCAGCGCCGACTGCCTGTCCACCGAGGTGTGCGGCAACAAGTACGTGGACACCGCCCGCGGCGAGCGGTGCGATGACGGCAACACGCTCGACGGCGATGGCTGCAGCGCGGACTGCCGCTCGGTGGAGATCTGCGGCGACGGCGTGGTGAACCCCGGCCGCGGCGAGGTGTGCGACGACGGCAACACCACCGACGGCGACGGCTGCAGCGCCAACTGCCGGTCCAACGAGACGTGCGGCAACAGCATCGTGGACTCGCCCAAGGAGGTCTGCGACGACGGCAACACCATCGACGGCGACGGCTGCAGCGCGGACTGCAAGTCCGGCGAGGGTTGTGGCAACGGCGTGCGCGACCCCGACGAGGAGTGCGACGACGGCAACAAGCTCGACAACGACAACTGCCTGTCCAACTGCCGGCTCGCCGTCTGCGGCGATGGCAAGGTGGACCGGCAGGAGCCGCGCGTGGAGGACTGCGACGGCCAGGGCGAGACCATCAACTGCAACATCAACTGCACCTGGCGCACCTGCGGTGACCGGATCGTCAACACCACGGCCGGCGAGCAGTGCGACCCCGGCACCGGCGCGGACACCGCCGACTGCAACCGCGACTGCACGAGCGCCCGGTGCGGAGACCGGTACGTCAACGTGCCCGCCGGCGAGCAGTGCGACACGGGCGGCACGAGCGCCACCTGCGACGCGGACTGCACCGCGCCGGTGTGCGGAGACGGCTTCGTCAACGGCCCCGCGGGCGAGGAGTGCGATGCCCGGGGCCTCTCGCGCCTGTGCACCACGACCTGCAAGGTGTCCTACTGCGGTGACGGCTTCCACAACTACCTGGCCGAGGAGGAGTGCGACGACGGCAACGGCGCCGAGGACGACGACTGCCTGCCCACGTGCCGGGCCAACCGCTGTGGCGATGGCAAGGTGAACGTCAACGGCACGCGTCCGGAGGCCTGTGACGACGGCAACTCCATCAACGAGTCCGCGTGCCCCTATGGCACCGCCGCCTGCACCACCTGCAACGCCAACTGCACGGCCGAGCTGAACCTGACGGGCCATTTCTGCGGCGACAGCAAGACGACCGACGGCGAGGCCTGTGACGACGGCAACACCGTCACCGAGACCCAGTGCGCGTACGGCACGCGCACCTGCCGCCTGTGTGACGCCTCGTGCTCGGCGCCGCTCAACCTCCGGGGCAACTACTGCGGCGACACCTTCGTCACCGACAGCGAGGTGTGCGACGACGGCAACTCCATCGAGGAGACCACCTGCGAGTATGGCAGCGCCACCTGCACCCTGTGCTCGGCGGACTGCAAGAAGGAGCTGAGCCTCCGGGGCAACTACTGCGGCGACAGCAAGACGACCGACAGCGAGGTGTGCGACGACGGCAACACCACCAACGAGACCGCCTGCGCCTACGGCACGCCCACCTGCACCACCTGCAACGCCAACTGCACCCAGCGGCTCAACCTGGCGGGCCCCTTCTGCGGCGACACTCGCACCACGGACAACGAGGCGTGCGACGACGGCAACACCACCACCGAGACGGCCTGCGCCTACGGGCAGGCCAACTGCGTGTTCTGCGACGCGAGCTGCGCCACGGTGCTCAACCTGCACGGCCCCGTCTGCGGCGACAGCATCATCAACGGCCCCGAGGCGTGTGACGACGGCAACACCACCGCCGAGACGTCCTGCCCCTACGGCACCCCCAGCTGCCTGGGCTGCAGCGCCAACTGCCTCCAGGTCATCAGCCTCGCGGGTCCCTACTGCGGTGATGGTCGCACCACGGACAACGAGGTGTGCGACGACGGCAACAACACCAACGAGCTCGAGTGCGCCTACGGCAAGGCCACCTGCACCACCTGCAACTCGGACTGCTCCGCGCTCCTGAACCTGGAGGGCCCCGTGTGCGGCGATGGCGAGATCAACGGCACCGAGGTGTGCGACGACGGCAACACCACCAACGAGGCCACCTGCCCCTACGGCACCGCCAGCTGCAAGACGTGCAACTCCAGCTGCTCGGCCGAGCTCAACCTCACGGGCCCCTTCTGTGGCGACAACGTCACGAGCCACGGCGAGGTGTGCGACGACGGCAACAACACCAACGAGACCTCGTGCGGCTACGGCGTGCCCACCTGCACCCGGTGCAACTCCACGTGCGAGGCGACGCTGCCGCTCACCGGCCCCCACTGCGGCGACGGCCTCGTCACCGACGCGGAGGTGTGCGACGACGGCAACAGCCTGGCGTGCGGCTCGTGCAACGCCACCTGCAAGGCCGTGCAGAACGCCAAGGCCACCGGCCGCATCACCATCGTACTGGGCGCCTACGGCATCGACTTCAAGGACGGCGACACCTTCACCCTCAACGACGGCCTCAACCCCCCGGTCACGTTCGAGTTCGACAACAACAACCGGCACAACCCCGCCCGGGTGCCGGTCCCCATCGAGATCACCTTCTATTCGACCGATGTCGCCCAGGCCATCCGCGAGGCCGTCCAGGGCGCCGCGGGTCCCACCACCCTGCGGCTCACCGCGAGCGCGTCGCTCAACGTCGTCACCCTCACGCACCAGTTGCCCGGGGCCTTCGGCAATCAGTCCATCATCAAGACGCCCTCGAACGACGCGCGCACCAACCGCAACTTCTCCGTGGTGAACATGGCGGGGGGCAGCGGCTTCGACTGCCAGGCGGGCACGGGCTGCAAGAGCGGGGACGACTGCGCCCCGGGTCTGGCGTGCGTGGCCAACGCCTGCGAATAG